Proteins encoded by one window of Parabacteroides sp. FAFU027:
- a CDS encoding hemerythrin domain-containing protein codes for MTTATQNLENDHVYILRLTDIMAAMVMKQSTNIEDFELVVNLIRKFADGFHHAKEEDLLFPKMGEKGFSPVQGPVAVMLHEHVQGRNYVKGMADGIARLRGGESGAINDIYQNLAGYAQLLQSHIGKENNILFRMADQAFTTEEQAGLLEQFAAVEQQLDSEYNAENSIAKIESLACRYL; via the coding sequence ATGACAACAGCAACGCAAAATCTTGAAAATGACCATGTCTATATTCTTCGACTAACGGATATCATGGCAGCTATGGTGATGAAGCAAAGCACCAATATTGAGGACTTTGAACTGGTGGTAAACCTGATCCGAAAGTTTGCGGACGGCTTCCACCATGCGAAAGAAGAAGATCTGCTTTTCCCGAAAATGGGGGAGAAGGGCTTCTCTCCTGTGCAGGGGCCGGTGGCAGTGATGCTGCATGAGCATGTGCAGGGTCGTAACTACGTTAAGGGTATGGCGGACGGTATTGCACGCCTCCGTGGAGGAGAGAGCGGTGCGATCAATGACATCTACCAGAATCTGGCTGGTTACGCCCAATTGCTGCAAAGCCATATCGGCAAGGAAAATAATATCCTCTTCCGCATGGCTGACCAGGCCTTTACCACAGAAGAGCAGGCTGGGCTGCTGGAGCAGTTTGCCGCAGTGGAACAACAGCTGGATAGTGAATATAACGCCGAAAATTCGATTGCGAAAATCGAAAGCCTGGCTTGCCGGTACCTTTGA
- the ric gene encoding iron-sulfur cluster repair di-iron protein produces MTIQTFNKVTIGQIVADDFRAAAIFKKAGIDFCCGGNQTLEKACKGKRINIDELRTELEALRSSLPSESHDFKHWNLGFLADYIVNTHHQYVLRTLPDLVEYTEKIAVVHGLNHPELNEVMNLFAQINKELQQHLKNEEEVLFPAIKEALKSGSAEAKTIIISEISRMTGEHEFAGGAMDRINYITHGYHLPEDACNTYKVTFKLLEQFEDDLHIHVHLENNILYPKAVALAKG; encoded by the coding sequence ATGACTATTCAAACATTCAACAAAGTAACAATAGGACAGATTGTCGCTGATGATTTCAGGGCGGCTGCCATTTTCAAAAAAGCGGGTATTGATTTCTGCTGCGGTGGAAACCAGACCCTGGAAAAGGCCTGCAAGGGCAAACGGATCAACATTGACGAACTTCGTACCGAACTGGAAGCTTTAAGATCGTCATTGCCATCGGAATCTCATGACTTTAAACACTGGAACCTGGGTTTTCTGGCTGATTATATCGTTAATACGCACCACCAGTACGTATTGCGCACATTGCCTGACCTGGTGGAATACACAGAGAAAATAGCGGTGGTGCATGGCCTGAACCATCCGGAACTGAATGAGGTGATGAATCTCTTTGCTCAAATCAATAAGGAGCTACAGCAACACCTGAAGAATGAGGAGGAAGTACTTTTCCCGGCAATTAAGGAGGCGTTGAAGAGTGGTTCGGCAGAGGCGAAGACGATTATCATTTCAGAAATCAGCCGAATGACCGGTGAGCACGAGTTTGCCGGTGGTGCAATGGACCGGATAAATTATATCACTCACGGATATCATCTTCCGGAAGACGCCTGCAATACCTATAAGGTGACGTTTAAGCTGCTGGAGCAGTTTGAGGATGACCTGCATATCCATGTGCATCTGGAGAATAATATTTTGTATCCGAAGGCTGTGGCTTTGGCGAAAGGGTAA
- a CDS encoding RrF2 family transcriptional regulator, giving the protein MFNKETEYALRSLVYIQHQNYKELRPGIEEISKEIEAPKAFTAKILQRMVRMGFVRSVKGKGGGFEFDTNKPDLSLKELIIAVEGDEIFYGCGFGLSSCSCESPCPLHEKYGPIRDAINKLVSEETIQSLAHKSMPGLRNPLTELSGV; this is encoded by the coding sequence ATGTTTAATAAGGAAACAGAATACGCTCTGCGCAGCCTTGTATATATACAACACCAAAACTACAAGGAATTGCGCCCGGGAATTGAAGAAATTTCGAAAGAAATAGAAGCACCTAAAGCTTTCACAGCCAAAATACTCCAACGTATGGTACGGATGGGATTCGTCCGGTCAGTCAAAGGCAAAGGTGGCGGATTTGAATTTGACACCAATAAACCGGACCTTTCATTAAAAGAACTGATCATTGCGGTGGAGGGTGACGAAATCTTCTACGGATGCGGTTTCGGACTCTCCTCCTGTAGTTGTGAGAGCCCCTGCCCGCTGCATGAGAAGTACGGTCCTATCCGCGATGCAATCAATAAACTGGTAAGCGAAGAGACGATACAGAGCCTGGCACACAAGAGTATGCCCGGCCTGCGTAACCCTTTAACGGAACTATCAGGAGTATAG
- a CDS encoding DUF433 domain-containing protein, translated as MDYKHIITIEPGKRGGKACIRGMRITVCDILEWLASGMSIAETIEDYPELTEEDVLATLSYVADRDHGQLSN; from the coding sequence ATTGACTATAAACATATAATTACTATAGAGCCGGGAAAAAGAGGGGGAAAAGCTTGTATCCGGGGGATGAGGATTACGGTATGTGATATATTGGAATGGTTGGCTTCGGGGATGTCTATTGCAGAGACTATTGAAGATTATCCGGAATTGACAGAAGAGGATGTGCTGGCTACATTAAGTTATGTAGCAGATAGAGATCATGGACAGCTGAGCAATTAA
- a CDS encoding nucleotidyltransferase domain-containing protein translates to MEFGLSENDIAGIRAVLALHPEVDRAVLYGSRAKGTFKPASDIDLTLQGANLTLTILQIIEGELDDLLLPYKFDISVFFQIENPNLIQHIERVGVVFYQK, encoded by the coding sequence ATGGAATTTGGATTGAGCGAGAATGACATTGCTGGTATCAGAGCTGTTTTAGCTCTTCATCCTGAAGTGGATCGGGCCGTTTTATATGGGTCTCGTGCAAAAGGGACATTTAAGCCGGCTTCAGATATTGATCTTACGTTACAAGGGGCAAATCTGACCCTGACGATTCTACAAATCATCGAGGGGGAACTTGATGATTTATTATTGCCATATAAGTTTGACATATCCGTTTTTTTTCAGATTGAAAACCCAAACCTGATACAGCATATTGAAAGAGTAGGGGTGGTTTTTTATCAAAAGTAA
- a CDS encoding nucleotidyltransferase substrate binding protein, which produces MEQDIRWEQRFSNYVKALNKLKQAVEYIGHNFMPEDSPIDDDDIEVVLDEMVREALIQRFEYTHELAWNVMKDYAEYQGNPNVGGSRDATREAFQLKLIVNGQVWMDMIGSRNKTSHTYNESVASEIYGKILKEYYPAFVEFYRKMEEKKENDQLRLF; this is translated from the coding sequence ATGGAACAGGATATAAGGTGGGAACAACGGTTTTCCAATTATGTAAAAGCCTTGAATAAACTGAAACAGGCTGTTGAGTATATCGGTCATAACTTTATGCCAGAAGATAGCCCTATCGATGATGACGATATTGAAGTCGTACTGGATGAAATGGTCAGGGAGGCCTTGATTCAACGATTTGAATATACTCATGAGCTGGCATGGAATGTCATGAAGGATTATGCCGAATATCAGGGCAATCCTAATGTCGGAGGCTCAAGAGATGCTACACGGGAAGCCTTCCAGCTGAAACTGATTGTAAACGGGCAAGTTTGGATGGATATGATCGGTAGCCGGAATAAAACCTCCCATACCTATAATGAGTCCGTTGCCTCTGAGATTTATGGTAAAATTCTAAAAGAGTATTATCCTGCATTTGTCGAGTTTTATCGTAAAATGGAGGAAAAAAAGGAAAACGATCAACTCCGATTATTTTGA